The following are from one region of the Falco biarmicus isolate bFalBia1 chromosome 1, bFalBia1.pri, whole genome shotgun sequence genome:
- the SEC14L1 gene encoding SEC14-like protein 1: protein MVQKYQSPVRVYKHPFELIMAAYERRFPTCPLIPMFVASDTVNEYKSEDDAIHVIERRCKLDIDAPRLLKKIAGVDYVYFVQKNSLNRRERTLHIEAYNETFSNRVIINEHCCYTVHPDNEDWTCFEQSASLDIKSFFGFESTVEKIAMKQYTSNIKKGKEIIEYYLKQLEEEGITFVPRWTPPVACKLESSTSHTRRPVSPAINIPDSATKEGLNNKEILNTSSSPSEPTAGTPDDKLDADYIKRYLGDLTPMQESCLIRLRQWLQETHKGKIPKDEHILRFLRARDFNIDKAREILCQSLTWRKQHQVDYILDTWNPPQVLQDYYAGGWHHHDKDGRPLYVLRLGQMDTKGLVRALGEEALLRYVLSINEEGLRRCEENTKVFGRPISSWTCLVDLEGLNMRHLWRPGVKALLRIIEVVEANYPETLGRLLILRAPRVFPVLWTLVSPFIDDNTRKKFLIYAGNDYQGPGGLLDYIDKEIIPDFLGGECMCEVPEGGLVPKSLYRTAEELENEDIKLWTETIYQSASVFKGAPHEVLIQIVDASSVITWDFDVCKGDIVFNIFHSKRAPQPPKKDSLGAHSITSPGGNNVQLIDKVWQLGRDYSMVESPLICKEGESVQGSHVTRWPGFYILQWKFHSMPACATTNLPRVDDVLASLQVSSHKCKVMYYTEVIGSEDFRGSMTSLESSHSGFSQLSAATTSSSQSHSSSMISR, encoded by the exons GCATATGAAAGAAGGTTTCCTACATGCCCTCTGATCCCTATGTTTGTGGCCAGTGACACTGTAAATGAATACAAGAGTGAGGATGACGCTATCCACGTGATTGAACGGCGCTGTAAGCTGGATATAGATGCACCACGGCTATTGAAAAAG ATTGCAGGAGTGGATTATGTCTACTTTGTCCAGAAGAATTCTTTGAACAGACGAGAAAGGACTTTGCATATAGAAGCCTACAATGAAACCTTCTCTAATAGAGTCATTATTAATGAACACTGCTGTTACACA GTTCATCCTGACAATGAAGATTGGACCTGTTTTGAACAGTCAGCAAGTCTGgatataaaatctttttttggttttgaaagcacAGTGGAAAAGATTGCAATGAAGCAATACACCAGCAATATTAAAAAG ggaaaagaaataatagagTACTACCtgaagcagctggaggaagaaggaataACTTTTGTTCCTCGCTGGACTCCTCCTGTTGCATGTAAATTGGAGAGCAGTACGTCCCACACAAGACGACCAGTTTCACCTGCTATTAATATACCAGACTCTGCCACAAAGGAGGGCTTGAACAATAAGGAGATCCTCAACACCTCAAGCAGCCCCTCGGAGCCCACAGCAGGAACGCCTGATG ACAAGCTAGATGCAGACTACATCAAGCGGTATCTGGGTGACTTGACACCAATGCAGGAAAGCTGCCTCATTCGACTGAGGCAATGGCTGCAGGAGACACACAAAGGCAAA atccCAAAGGATGAGCACATTTTAAGATTCCTGCGTGCCCGGGACTTCAACATTGATAAAGCAAGAGAGATCCTTTGCCAATCACTGACCTGGCGTAAGCAGCACCAGGTAGACTATATTCTAGATACCTGGAACCCTCCTCAAGTACTCCAAGATTACTATGCAGGAGGCTGGCATCACCATGACAAAG ATGGTCGCCCGCTGTATGTGCTGAGATTGGGACAGATGGATACCAAAGGCTTAGTGCGAGCGCTTGGGGAAGAGGCCTTGCTTCGCTAC GTTCTTTCAATAAATGAAGAAGGACTGAGGCGATGTGAGGAGAATACGAAAGTATTTGGCAGGCCAATAAG CTCTTGGACCTGTCTAGTAGATCTGGAAGGCTTGAACATGCGACACTTATGGAGACCTGGTGTCAAAGCATTGCTAAGAATTATTGAGGTGGTTGAAGCTAATTACCCTGAGACTTTGGGTCGACTTCTTATCCTGAGAGCACCTCGAGTATTCCCAGTTCTTTGGACACTG GTTAGTCCATTCATTGATGACAACACTAGAAAGAAATTCCTTATTTATGCTGGAAATGACTACCAGGGTCCTGGGGGACTGCTGGATTACATCGATAAAGAAATTATCCCTGATTTTCTTGGTGGAGAGTGCATG TGTGAAGTACCAGAGGGTGGGCTGGTTCCCAAATCCCTCTACCGGACGGCAGAAGAGTTGGAAAATGAAGACATAAAGCTTTGGACTGAAACAATCTACCAGTCTGCAAGTGTCTTCAAAGGAGCTCCGCATGAG GTTCTCATTCAGATTGTGGATGCCTCATCTGTGATCACATGGGATTTTGACGTGTGCAAGGGCGACATCGTTTTTAACATCTTTCATTCCAAAAGAGCCCCCCAGCCTCCTAAAAAGGACTCTCTGGGTGCCCACAGTATTACATCTCCTGGTGGGAACAACGTTCAGTTGATAGACAAAGTCTGGCAGTTGGGGCGTGATTACAGTATGGTGGAGTCTCCTCTTATCTGCAAAGAAGGGGAAAGTGTGCAG GGATCACATGTGACCAGGTGGCCTGGCTTCTATATTCTCCAGTGGAAGTTTCATAGCATGCCTGCCTGTGCTACAACCAACCTGCCTCGTGTGGATGATGTATTAGCATCTCTACAGGTCTCCTCTCACAAATGTAAAGTGATGTACTATACAGAAGTAATTGGATCTGAAGACTTCAG GGGATCTATGACCAGCCTTGAATCAAGCCACAGTGGATTCTCCCAGCTCAGTGCTGCCACCACCTCTTCTAGCCAGTCCCATTCCAGCTCCATGATTTCCAGGTAG